ACAAATACTAATATCTAATTTCCAATAAAACAGATTAATTTTTAGTCATTTGAATTTAGTTGTCTATCAGTATTTGAAATTTAGTATATCATATTTTTATTTATGTTCACACAACTCAGTTAAAACGCCGCCTGTTGATTTTGGATGAAGGAAAGCAATGTTTAGTCCTTCTGCACCTTTGCGTGGAGTTTTATCAATAAGTTGTATTCCTTTTGCTTCAACTTCTTTTAACACATTCGCCAAATCATTAACAGCAAAAGCTATGTGATGAATTCCTTCACCTTTTTTTTCAATAAACTTGGCAACTGATCCATCTTCAGAAGTAGATTGTAATAATTCAATTTTAGTTTGTCCAACCATAAAAAAAGCAGTCTTTACTTTTTGATCAATCACTTCCTCAACAGCATAGCATTTCAATCCAAGTATATTTTCATAATACTTAATTGATTCATCCAAATTCTTAACTGCAATTCCAATATGTTCAATATGTGTAGGATTCATTCCAACTCCATTTTTTAGTTTAGAGTGAAGAACGTAGAGTGAAGAATTAAAAAAGTAGAATATTCTTCATTCCTCGTTCTTCACTCTTAGTTCTACGTTCTTAGTTCTATGTCAAGTCCTAAAATTAATTTACACTTTTAGCTTCTAACTTCTATTAGAGCATGAGCTAACGGAAGGAGGGCGTAGCCCGACTGGAGTTAGCTCATGCTCTCTAAAAATTTTCTTTAACCTCTCACGCTGATACTTTTCA
This genomic stretch from Ignavibacteriales bacterium harbors:
- the mce gene encoding methylmalonyl-CoA epimerase, whose product is MNPTHIEHIGIAVKNLDESIKYYENILGLKCYAVEEVIDQKVKTAFFMVGQTKIELLQSTSEDGSVAKFIEKKGEGIHHIAFAVNDLANVLKEVEAKGIQLIDKTPRKGAEGLNIAFLHPKSTGGVLTELCEHK